DNA sequence from the Streptomyces tsukubensis genome:
ACCGTCGCCAACCAGGTGCCGGAGTGCTCCACGTCCGGGACCAGCCCGGCGTCCGCGACGATGTCCCGGGCCCGTCCGGCCTGCCGCTCACCGGTCTCGAAGAGCAGCCGGCCGCCGGGCGCGAGCCACCCGGCCGCCCCGGCGGCGACCCGCCGCAGTACGTCGAGCCCGTCGGCGCCGCCGTCCAGCGCGGTCCGCGCCTCGTGCTCCCGGGCCTCGGCGGGCAGCAGACCGATCTCCCCCGTGGGGACGTACGGCACATTCGCCAGCAGCACGTCGACCCGCCCCCGCAGCCCGGCCGGAAGCGGGGCATAGAGGTCGCCCTCGTACACCCGGCCGTCGAACGGCAGCACATTGCGGCGGGCGCACGCGACGGCGGCCGGGTCGATATCGGCCGCGTGGAGTTCCGCGCCCGTGACCCCGGCGGCCAGCGCCGCGCCCAGTGCGCCGGAGCCGCAGCAGAGATCGGCGACGACGGGCCGGGGCGGGGCGAGGGCGACGGCCCGCCGGACGAGGAACTCCGTACGGCGCCGGGGTACGAACACCCCCGGGTCCACGGAGATCCGCAGCCCGGCGAATTCGGCCCAGCCGACGATGTGCTCCAGCGGGCGTCCCGCGGCCCGCAGCCGGACCATGGCGTCGAGCCGGGCGGGGGTGTCCGCGGCGGAGATCAGCAGGGCGGCCTCGTCCTCGGCGAAGACACAGCCGGCCGCGCGGAGCCGGGCCACGACCGGCCCGGGGTCCGTACCGGAAGAGGGAGAGGAGGGAGAGAGCGACGACGAGAACGACATGGCGGGGCCTTCCGGGGGTCCGAAGGGCGCTCCACGGCTTTCACCTCAGCCGGTGGGCCGTCCCGGCCGTCGTCCGGCCGTACGGGAGGAGCACCCGGTCCTTCACAGCGGAAATCGGGCTCACCTCCTTGTTCCTCCACAGCGGCGTTCGGTCCCGCCGCCGGGCGGCCGGCGGGGCCGTGGCTCCCGGGCACGGGACGGCCACTGTATCCCGGCCCTCCCCCGGGGACACGGGGAAGGGCCGGACACTCCGGTTCAGCGCAGCCCGGACGCCTCGAAGACCGCGCGGGCCCGTTCCGTCTCGATGTCGTCCATCCGGCTCCGCAGTCCGTCCAGTACCGGGGTGCCGGTACGGAGCAGTCCGCTCTCCCGCGAGCGGCGCGCGCCCCGGTCGATCTCGTGCCAGATCAGCGGGTTCGCGGCGAGGGTGATCGGGTCGATCTCCACCCGGCGGCCGGTCGCGTCCCGCAGGACGACCCGCTGCGCGATGCCTTCGCGGCGGGATATCCGGGTGAGCAGATGGGTGTGGACGCGCCGCTCCCGCAGCAGTCCGCGGACCGCCAGCCAGTCGTGACCGACCGTCACCCGGGGCGGGTAGAGGACGGCGAAGAGCAGTGCCGCGAGGCCGGACCAGAGTGCGGAGCGCAGTGCGTCGAGGGTGCCCGCTCCCAGGTCGACGATGTGCAGCAGGACCAGCAGGGCGAGGGCGCAGAAGGCCGCCGCCCACAGGTCCCGGGTCCATCGGCTGTCCTCGGCGACGACACCGCCGGATCCGGGGCCGTCGGATCCGCGGGATCCGGTCTCCGTGTGCTTCCCGTGTTCCCCCGGCCCACCGTCCGGGGCTTGAGTTCCCATGGCCGGAGGGTAGGGCCGCCGGGCCCGTCCGTCCCCGTCCCGGCGGTCTCGCTGACGATTTCCGTACGCACCGCGTCAACATCCCGTGAAGACCGGTCGTCCGGGCGCAAGGGACACGACAAGACGGCCCTTGACGGGAAATCGGCGCCCCCACTCTGGGGTCGGCCCGTTTCCGGGGGCCGTCTCAGGAGGGGGACCAGCTCGATGACCAGTATCTCCACGCCGCGCGGTCCGGCCGGGAGCCCGGCGGGCGGCCCGGCGCCGGACGGTCCCCCGGGGCCGGGCGGCGGGCCGGAACCTTCGCTTTCCTTCCCCCGCGACCGGCAGGAGCGGCACAAGCTGACCGCCCTCCAAGGGCTGGCCGCGCTCTCCCTGGACGCGATGGCGTCGGTGGCGTACGGGCCGGAGGCCATCGTCCTGGTCCTGGCGGTCGCCGGGTCCGCCGGCCTCGGCTACACCCTGCCCGTCACGCTCGCGATCGCCGCGCTGCTGGTCGTACTGGTGGCCTCGTACCGGCAGGTGATCGCCGCCTTCCCGGACGGCGGCGGATCGTACGCGGTCGCCCGCCGCCATCTGGGGCGGCGCACCTCCCTGACGGCGGCGGCTTCCCTCGTCCTCGACTACGTCCTGAACGTCGCGGTCTCCGTGACGGCCGGTGTCGCGGCCCTCACCTCGGCCTTCCCCTCCCTCTACGACGACCGGCTGCCGCTCTGCCTGGGGGTGCTGGTGCTGGTCACCGCGGTCAATCTGCGGGGCATCGTGAACTCCGCGAAGGCGTTCATCCTGCCGACCGCGGTCTTCGTCGGGTCCATCCTCACGCTGATCGCGGTCGGGCTGTTCCGCAGCGCCCCGGTGTCCACGGAGGCAGCCGCCGGGCACGCCTCGGTCCTGGGCGAGAACACGACCACCGTCGGTGCGCTGCTGCTGCTCAAGGCGTTCGCCTCGGGCTGTTCGGCACTGACGGGGGTGGAGGCGGTCGCCAACGCGGTGCCGTCGTTCCGCGCCCCGGCCGCCCGGCGGGCCCAGCACACGGAGATCGCGCTCGGCGCGCTGCTGGGGGTGATGCTGATCGGTCTGTCGATCCTGATCGGACGGTTCCACCTCCAGCCGGTCGAGGGCGTGACCGTACTGGCGCAGCTCGCCGACGCCTCACTGGGCCACAACTGGGGCTTCTACGTGGTCCAGTTCGCCACGGTCGTGCTGCTGGCCCTGGCCGCGAACACCTCCTTCGGCGGGCTGCCAGTGCTGATGTCGCTGCTGGCCAGGGACAACTATCTGCCGCACGTCTTCCGGCTGAAGGCCGACCGGGAGGTCCACCGGCACGGTGTGGTGGCGCTGGCGGCCGTCGCCGCGCTGCTGCTGCTCTTCTCCGGCGGCGACACCAACACCCTTGTACCGCTGTTCGCGATCGGCGTCTTCGTCGGCTTCACCATCTGCCAGGCCGGGATGGTGATCCACTGGCGGGCCGGGCGGGCCCCCGGGTGGGCCCGGAAGGCGCTGCTCAACGGTCTCGGAGCGGTGCTGACCGGGGTGAGCGCGCTCGTCGTCACCGCGACCAAGTTCACCGAGGGCGCCTGGCTGATCGTGATCGCGCTGCCCGCGCTGGTGGTGCTGTTCGAACGGGTGCACCGGGCATACGGGCGGATCGACGAGCGGATCGGCCTGGGCCGGGTGCCGGAGGCGCCGCACCGGGACCGGTCGCTGGTCATCGTCCCCGTATCGCATCTGTCCCGGCTGACCTGCGAGGCGGTGAACGCGGCGGTGTCCCTGGGCGACGAGGTGCGGGCGGTGACGGTCACGCATACGGATCCGGAGGACCGGGAGGCGGCGCGGGCGCTGCGCCGGGACTGGGAGCTGTGGAATCCGGGGGTCGATCTGGTGGAGCTGCACTCGGAGCACCGCAGGATAGGGCGGCCGGTGTCGGAGTACGTCCGGCGGGTCTACAAGTACCACCCGAACACCCGGGTCACCGTGCTGATTCCGGAGGTGGAGCCGGACCGGTGGTGGCAGCGGGTGCTCCAGAACCAGCGGGGCGCGGTGCTGGCGCACGCGGTGCGCCGGGACACGGAGGCGGTGATCTGCCGGCTGCGCTTCCGGCTGGCGGACCCGGAACAGCGTCCCGGCCGGACGGACGAGGACTGAGGCCTGTACGGGCCCTGCGGCGCCGGGGACTCGGGGGTCCCCGGCGCCGTCGTGCCGCCGTACGGCAGCGGTACGACCCCGGGGGCGCGTCCGCCCGTTCCCCGCGCGGACGCGCCCCGGCGCCGTCGTTTCGCCGCTCAGCCCGCGGTCGGTGCCTCCGCCGGTGCGCCGCCCCGCAGCAGGGCCGCGCCCAGCGGGGTGAGGGTGTGGAGGACGGCGTTCCCGTGCCGGAGGGTGAGGACGAGCCCCGCCTCCCGCAGCACGGCCGCGTGCTGGCTGGCCGAGGCCAGGGAGACCCCGGCCCGGCGGGCCAGTTCGCTGGTGGTGCAGCCGTACTGGATGGCCTGGAGGACCGCGGACCGGGTGTGCCCGACGAGCCGCCCCAGGGACGGGGCGAGCGCGGTGGCGGTCTCCCCGAAGACCGGGTCGGGCGGGTGGTCGACGGGGTAGACGAGGACCGGCGGCAGCGCGGAGTCGCGCAGCACGACGGGGGTGTCCCGGCAGAAGAACGACGGCTGGAGGAGGAGTCCACGGCCGTCGAGGCGGAGTTCGCGGTCGACCGGGTAGTCGGCTTCCAGGACCGGCTGGCGCCAGCGGAACACGGGCGGCAGCGAGCAGAGGAGTTCGGCGGCTCCCCCGTCGAGCAGCGCCCGGCCGCGGACCGCACGGTCGGCTTCGACTCTGGCTTGAATCTGCGGCCAGTACGGTTCGACCGCGGCCCGGTAGTAGCTGCGGATCGTGGTCAGCAGCCGGGACATGGGTGCGGGCCGCCCCTCCGCGAGGGCGGCGACCGCGGGAGCCGGGGCGGGGGCGGCGCCCGGGGGCGCCTGGGCCCGCTCCGCGGCCGCCCCGGCTCCCGCCGCAGGTCCGGGCCCGGACCCCGGTGCACGGCCGCCTGCACGGGCGGATGCACGGGATGCTGAAGCCAGAGTCAGTTCGGAATGAAGTCGAGCCGGTTCGGTCCCACGTATCGCCGCGAGGCCCGATTCCAGGCCGCCGCCCGCTTCCGACGGGGTCAGAAAGTCCGGAAAATAGCCCCTCGGCGGGACCACTGCGGCCAGCAGGCTTGTTTCACCATTCAACCTGGCCCGGGTTTCCGATCGCCATTCCCCGAACATCACCGCACGTCGGCGCTCTCTCAATCGGTGAAAACTGAGAATCGTTTCCCACAGGACATCCGGTTTCGCTGCCATTCTCACTCTGGCCAGATCGTCACCGGTGAAATGGATACGGAGCACTGAACCCCCACTGTTGCATGAGCAATCGCCCCCTACCACTGAGTATGCACATCATCACAACCGGTTACCACGGAGTTTCAGCCAGAGTTGAAAAGCCTCGCCCGGGACCGGTGCGAACCGAAAGGCTGTACCGCGTCGGGCAGGTTCCTTCTGTCTCCGATGGACGCTGCGAAGACCGTGGGGGGCTTTGCACCGTCCGGCGGCGGGTGACAGAAGGTGCGGCTCCCTGTCCGGCCGGGGTAATGGGGCGCGGCCCGGGGATGGGGATCCACGGGCCGCGCCCCGCCCGTGTCCGGGGGCGGAATCTCGACTTCCGTTCGTTAACGGCCGGGACTGCAGAGGCGAATTCAGCAACCACATTATGGAAGTCGCGCAAACAGCGGACGACTGCGCGAAACCGGAGTTGCACAGAAGAGCCGAGTAAGCAGCGAAGGAGCGGGCGCCCCGCACAAGGCGCCCGCTCCTTCCGTTCTGGGTTCCGGGGCCGCCGCGGCCCGTTGAGGGATGGGGTACGGACGGCGGCGACCCCGGAGTTCGAAGGTCAGCGCGAATCGCTGCCCCGGGACTCGACGGCCGCCCGCCCGGCCTCCAGCCGGGCCACCGGGATCCGGAAGGGCGAGCAGGACACGTAGTCGAGGCCCACCTCGTGGAAGAAGTGCACCGACTCCGGGTCGCCGCCGTGCTCCCCGCAGACCCCGAGCTTGAGGCCGGGCCGGGTGGCCCGGCCGGCCGCCACCGCGTTCCGGACCAGGGAGCCGACGCCGTCCTGGTCGATGGTCTCGAACGGCGAGACCCCGAAGATGCCCTTCTCCAGGTAGGCGGTGAAGAAGCTCGCCTCCACGTCGTCGCGTGAGAAGCCCCACACCGTCTGGGTGAGGTCGTTGGTGCCGAAGCTGAAGAACTCGGCGGCCTCCGCGATCTGAGCGGCGGTCAGCGCGGCCCGCGGCAGCTCGATCATGGTGCCGAGTGCCAGCTTCAGCCGGGTCCCGGTGGCCGCCTCGACCTCCGCGATCACGGTCTCGGCCTCGTCGCGGACGATCTCCAGCTCCTGGACCGTACCGACCAGCGGGATCATGATCTCGGCGCGCGGATCGCCCTTGGCGTCCTTGCGGGCGGCCGCGGCCTCCGCGATCGCCCGTACCTGCATCGCGAAGAGACCGGGGATCACCAGACCCAGCCGGACCCCGCGCAGCCCCAGCATCGGGTTCTGCTCGTGGAGCCGGTGGACGGCCTGGAGCAGCCGCAGGTCGTTCTCGTTGTGGTCCTTGCGGGCCTCGGCCAGCGCCACCCGTACCGACAGTTCGGTGATGTCGGGGAGGAACTCGTGCAGCGGCGGGTCGAGCAGCCGTACCGTCACCGGCAGTCCGTCCATCGCCTCGAACAGCTCGATGAAGTCCTTCTTCTGGAGCGGCAGCAGCTTCTCCAGGGCCTCGGCCCGCTCCTCGTCGTGGTCGGCGAGGATCAGCCGCTCGACCATCTCGCGCCGCTCGCCGAGGAACATGTGCTCGGTACGGCAGAGGCCGATGCCCTGGGCGCCGAACCGCCGGGCCCGCAGCGCGTCCTCGGCGTTGTCGGCGTTGGCCCTGACCCGCAGCCTGCGCACCCGGTCCGCGTACGCCATGATCCGGTGCACGGCGGCGACCAGCTCGTCCGCGTCGTCGGCGCCCGCGTGCATCCGGCCCTCGAAGTACTCGACGACCGGGGATGGCACGACCGGCACCTCCCCGAGGTACACCTTGCCGGTGGAGCCGTCGACGGAGACCAGATCGCCCTCCTCCACCACGGTGCCGCCGACGGTCATCCGCCGCCGCTTGGTGTCGACCTCCAGGTCCTCGGCGCCGCAGACACAGGTCTTGCCCATCCCGCGGGCGACGACGGCCGCATGCGAGGTCTTTCCGCCGCGGGAGGTGAGGATGCCCTCGGCCGCGATCATCCCGTCGAGGTCGTCGGGGTTGGTCTCACGGCGGATGAGGATGACCTTCTCGCCGGAGCGGGACCATTTGACGGCGGTGTACGAGTCGAAGACGGCCTTGCCGACCGCGGCGCCCGGCGAGGCGGCGATCCCGCGCCCCAGCAGCTCGACCGGGGCGTCCTCGTCGAAGCGGGGGAACATCAGCTGGGCCAGCTGGGCCCCGTTGACCCGCATCAGGGCCTCGGCCTCGTCGATCAGGCCCTGGTCGACGAGCTGGGTGGCGATCCGGAAGGCGGCACCCGCGGTGCGCTTGCCGACCCGGGTCTGGAGCATCCACAGCTTTCCGCGCTCGATGGTGAACTCGATGTCGCAGAGGTCGAGGTAGTGGTTCTCCAGCACCTCCATGATCTGCATCAGCTGGTCGTACGACGCCTTGTCGATGCTCTCCAGCTCCGCGAGCGGCACGGTGTTGCGGATGCCCGCGACCACGTCCTCGCCCTGGGCGTTCTGGAGGTAGTCGCCGTAGACGCCCTGCTGGCCGCTGGCGGGGTCGCGGGTGAAGGCGACACCGGTGCCGGAGTCGGGGCCGAGGTTGCCGAAGACCATGGAGCAGACGTTGACGGCGGTGCCCAGGTCGTTGGGGATGCGCTCCTGGCGGCGGTAGAGCCGGGCCCGGTCACCGTTCCACGAGGCGAAGACGGCCTTGATCGCGAGGTCCATCTGCTCCCGCGGGTCCTGCGGGAAGTCCCGTCCGGCCTCGGCCTTGACGATCTTCTTGAACCGCTTGACCAGCCGCTGCAGATCGGCCGCGTCGAGATCGGTGTCGACGGTGACGCCCTTGGACTCCTTGGCCTCCTCCAGCGCCTCCTCGAAGAGTTCGCCGTCGACGCCGAGGACGGTCCGGCCGAACATCTGGATGAGCCGACGGTACGAGTCCCAGGCGAACCGCTCGTCGCCCGCCTGCTGGGCGAGTCCGGTCACGGAAGCGTCGGAGAGACCGATGTTGAGGACGGTGTCCATCATGCCGGGCATGGAGAACTTGGCGCCCGAGCGGACCGAGACCAGGAGGGGGTCGCCGGGTTCACCGAGCCGCTTGCCCATCCGCTGTTCCAGGGCGTCGAGGTGCGCACTCACCTCGGACCGCAGGGCGGCCGGCTCGTCACCGCTGTCGAGATACGCCTTGCACGCCTCGGTGGTGATGGTGAAGCCCGGAGGGACGGGCAGCCCGAGGTTGGTCATCTCGGCGAGGTTGGCGCCCTTGCCACCGAGCAGGTCCTTGAGGTCCTTGTTGCCCTCGGTGAAGGCGTAGACGAACTTCTGATCGGACGTCTGATCGGGGAGGTCTCTGATTTCCGACACGGCTCTCGACCCTTCGAGGCTCGGTGGCTGCCCTGACGGCGAGGAACATACCCAGATCGAAGGCGTCTGGGTACGTCCACTTGGCCGTCATACGGCTGTAACCACTCGTCCGCCACCGGATCGAAAGTGAACTGACGGGTAGACGGCTTTACCTTCCCCTTTCAGAGCTTGAACACATCGCCACGCTCGGCAGCGGCGAGTGGCCGTCGCGTCGACGGAGGGTGACAAGAAGAGCAAGAGGTCGAACACAGCCGGGGTGGCACTCCGTGCCACCCTTCCGAGTTCTGCAACCGCCCCCAAAGCGCTCATCCGAGCAGAGCCCCTCTCAAGGGTGGCGAGAATCACGCAGCGGGAGACCCTTCGTTTCCACCATCCGGACGCAGCGGAACGCCCGCCGCCACAAGGGCTGCGTACGAGACTGCGGGGTTCCGGAAGGGGGGGAGGCGTCAGCCGCCGGAGGTGTCCAGCTCCGCGTCGGCGGCGACGCCCGCGCAGTCGTACGGGTCCTTGAGCCAGCCGTCCGGAAGCACCACGCGGTTGTTCCCGGAGGTCCGCCCGCGCGGCCCGTCCGCGCCCTCGGGCCACGGCTGGTCGAGCGCGAGCAGTCCGAGCTGTTCGTCGAGTTCCGCCAGCGAGGAGGTGATCGCGAGCCGCTTGCGCATCTCGGAGCCGACCGAGAAGCCCTTCAGATACCAGGCGACGTGCTTGCGGAAGTCGATGACACCGCGGGACTCGTCCCCGATCCACTCCCCCAGCAGTTCGGCATGGCGCCGCATCACCGCGGCCACCTCGCGCAGGGTCGGCGTCACCCGCTCCGTACCGCCTTCGAAGGCGGAGACCAGATCGCGGAAGAGCCACGGCCGGCCCAGACAGCCGCGGCCGACGACGACACCGTCGCAGCCGGTCTCGCGGACCATCCGCAGCGCGTCGTCGGCGGACCAGATATCGCCGTTGCCGAGGACCGGGATCTCGGGGACGTGCTCCTTGAGCCGGGCGATGGCGTCCCAATCGGCCGTGCCGCCGTAGTGCTGGGCGGCCGTACGGCCGTGCAGGGCGATGGCGGTGACGCCCTCGTCGACGGCGATCCGGCCGGCGTCCAGATAGGTCAGATGGTCGTCGTCGATGCCCTTGCGCATCTTCATGGTCACCGGCAGGGCACCGGCGTTGCCGACGGCCTCGTGCAGGATCGCCCGGAGCAGCGGCCGCTTGTAGGGCAGGGCCGAGCCGCCGCCCTTGCGGGTGACCTTGGGGACCGGGCAGCCGAAGTTGAGGTCGATATGGTCGGCGAGATCCTCGTCCACGATCATCCGGACCGCCTTGCCGACGGTGACCGGGTCGACTCCGTACAGCTGGATCGAGCGCGGTGTCTCGGTGGCGTCGAAGTGGATGAGCTGCATGGTCTTGTCGTTCCGCTCGACCAGCGCCCGGGTGGTGATCATCTCGCTCACGAAGAGGCCCTTGCCGCCGCTGAACTCCCGGCACAGCGTGCGGAAGGGGGCGTTGGTGATCCCGGCCATCGGGGCGAGCACCACCGGCGGGCGCACCGCGTGCGGGCCGATGGTGAGCGTCGCGGCGGCCGCGGCCTCGGGGGCCGCCGTCGCCGGGGCGACGGAGGGCGCGGCGGGGGACGTGGCGAGCGTGGTCATCCGTCCATTGTCGCGTATGGCTCAGTGCACAAGGACAGGCTTTATTAGTTAACCGTACTATCGACATATGTCTGTGTCCGAGCTCACATCACGGCGCCGCCTGCTCGTCCTGGGCATCTGCTGCATGAGTCTGCTGATCGTCAGCCTCGACAACACCATCCTCAATGTGGCCCTGCCGTCGATCGGCCGTGAGCTGGGCGCCTCCGTCTCCGGACTCCAGTGGGCCATCGACGCCTACACGCTGGTGCTGGCGTCGCTGCTGATGCTCGCCGGGTCGACCGCGGACCGGATCGGACGCCGCCGGGTCTTCATGGCGGGCCTGGTGCTGTTCACCCTGGGTTCGGCCCTGTGTTCGCTCGCCCCCAGCCTGGAACTGCTGGTGGTCTTCCGGATGGTGCAGGCAGTCGGCGGCTCGATGCTCAACCCGGTGGCCATGTCGATCATCACCAACACCTTCACCGACCCCGCCGAGCGGGCCCGCGCGATCGGGGTCTGGGGCGGGGTCGTCGGCATCTCGATGGCCGCGGGACCGCTGGTGGGCGGGCTCCTCGTGGACTCGGTCGGCTGGCGTTCGGTCTTCTGGGTCAATATCCCCGTCGGCCTGCTGGCGCTCCTGCTGACCTGGCGGTACGTCCAGGAGTCCCGGGCGCCGAAACCGCGGCGTGCGGACCCCGTGGGCCAGGTGCTGATCATCGTGCTGCTGGGCTCGCTGACGTACGCGATCATCGAGACGGACCCGGTGGCCGGGGTGGTCGCGGCCCTGGCGCTGCTGGGCGTGCTGTTCTACGAGCCGCGCCGCCAGGAGCCGCTGATCGACCTCCGGTTCTTCCGCAGCGCGCCGTTCAGCGGGGCGACGGTCATCGCGATCGCGGCCTTCGCCGCCCTCGGCGGCTTCCTCTTCATGAATACGCTCTACCTCCAGGAGGTCCGCGGTTACGACGCCCTGCACGCCGGGCTCTACATGCTGCCGATGGCCGCGGTGACGCTGGTCGCCGCGCCGCTGTCGGGCCGTCTGGTGGGGAGTCTGGGACCCCGGCTGCCGCTGCTGGTCGCCGGGGCGGCGATGGCGGCGAGCGGGGTGCTGTTCGCCGCGTTCGAGGCGGAGACCTCGAACACGCTGCTGTTCACCGGGTACGTCCTGTTCGGTCTCGGCTTCGGCATGGTGAACGCGCCGATCACCAATACCGCGGTCTCCGGGATGCCGCGGTCGCAGGCAGGGGTGGCGGCGGCGGTGGCCTCCACCAGCCGGCAGATCGGCCAGACCCTCGGGGTCGCGGTGATCGGCACGGTGCTGGCGACGGGCGTCTCACTCGGTCTGGGCACGGTGGCGCAGAGCGCAGCGCGCACGGACGCGTTCCTGGCCGCGAGCCGCCCCGCCTGGTGGATCATCGCGGCCTGCGGGGCCGTGGTCCTGCTGGTCGGCGCCGCGACCACCGGCCGCTGGGCCCGGCATACGGCCTTCGCCTGCGCCGTACGCCTCCAGGAGCCGGAGGTGGCGCAGGAACCGTCCCGTACGGGCTGAAGGGGGCCGCCGCCGGGCAGGGGGACGGCCCCGGACCGCGGGCTGCGCGGTGCGGGGCCGTCCGCCGCCCGGGGCGCCCCGCCGGATCGGCGGGCGGGGGCACCCCGGGGCATTTCGGTGGGTGGAGCGGTCAGCCGTCCTGGCCGGAGGTCTCCGGCG
Encoded proteins:
- a CDS encoding putative protein N(5)-glutamine methyltransferase; its protein translation is MSFSSSLSPSSPSSGTDPGPVVARLRAAGCVFAEDEAALLISAADTPARLDAMVRLRAAGRPLEHIVGWAEFAGLRISVDPGVFVPRRRTEFLVRRAVALAPPRPVVADLCCGSGALGAALAAGVTGAELHAADIDPAAVACARRNVLPFDGRVYEGDLYAPLPAGLRGRVDVLLANVPYVPTGEIGLLPAEAREHEARTALDGGADGLDVLRRVAAGAAGWLAPGGRLLFETGERQAGRARDIVADAGLVPDVEHSGTWLATVVTGTRVTGTRVRPS
- a CDS encoding APC family permease, giving the protein MTSISTPRGPAGSPAGGPAPDGPPGPGGGPEPSLSFPRDRQERHKLTALQGLAALSLDAMASVAYGPEAIVLVLAVAGSAGLGYTLPVTLAIAALLVVLVASYRQVIAAFPDGGGSYAVARRHLGRRTSLTAAASLVLDYVLNVAVSVTAGVAALTSAFPSLYDDRLPLCLGVLVLVTAVNLRGIVNSAKAFILPTAVFVGSILTLIAVGLFRSAPVSTEAAAGHASVLGENTTTVGALLLLKAFASGCSALTGVEAVANAVPSFRAPAARRAQHTEIALGALLGVMLIGLSILIGRFHLQPVEGVTVLAQLADASLGHNWGFYVVQFATVVLLALAANTSFGGLPVLMSLLARDNYLPHVFRLKADREVHRHGVVALAAVAALLLLFSGGDTNTLVPLFAIGVFVGFTICQAGMVIHWRAGRAPGWARKALLNGLGAVLTGVSALVVTATKFTEGAWLIVIALPALVVLFERVHRAYGRIDERIGLGRVPEAPHRDRSLVIVPVSHLSRLTCEAVNAAVSLGDEVRAVTVTHTDPEDREAARALRRDWELWNPGVDLVELHSEHRRIGRPVSEYVRRVYKYHPNTRVTVLIPEVEPDRWWQRVLQNQRGAVLAHAVRRDTEAVICRLRFRLADPEQRPGRTDED
- a CDS encoding ArsR/SmtB family transcription factor, with the protein product MLRIHFTGDDLARVRMAAKPDVLWETILSFHRLRERRRAVMFGEWRSETRARLNGETSLLAAVVPPRGYFPDFLTPSEAGGGLESGLAAIRGTEPARLHSELTLASASRASARAGGRAPGSGPGPAAGAGAAAERAQAPPGAAPAPAPAVAALAEGRPAPMSRLLTTIRSYYRAAVEPYWPQIQARVEADRAVRGRALLDGGAAELLCSLPPVFRWRQPVLEADYPVDRELRLDGRGLLLQPSFFCRDTPVVLRDSALPPVLVYPVDHPPDPVFGETATALAPSLGRLVGHTRSAVLQAIQYGCTTSELARRAGVSLASASQHAAVLREAGLVLTLRHGNAVLHTLTPLGAALLRGGAPAEAPTAG
- the ppdK gene encoding pyruvate, phosphate dikinase, which codes for MRDLPDQTSDQKFVYAFTEGNKDLKDLLGGKGANLAEMTNLGLPVPPGFTITTEACKAYLDSGDEPAALRSEVSAHLDALEQRMGKRLGEPGDPLLVSVRSGAKFSMPGMMDTVLNIGLSDASVTGLAQQAGDERFAWDSYRRLIQMFGRTVLGVDGELFEEALEEAKESKGVTVDTDLDAADLQRLVKRFKKIVKAEAGRDFPQDPREQMDLAIKAVFASWNGDRARLYRRQERIPNDLGTAVNVCSMVFGNLGPDSGTGVAFTRDPASGQQGVYGDYLQNAQGEDVVAGIRNTVPLAELESIDKASYDQLMQIMEVLENHYLDLCDIEFTIERGKLWMLQTRVGKRTAGAAFRIATQLVDQGLIDEAEALMRVNGAQLAQLMFPRFDEDAPVELLGRGIAASPGAAVGKAVFDSYTAVKWSRSGEKVILIRRETNPDDLDGMIAAEGILTSRGGKTSHAAVVARGMGKTCVCGAEDLEVDTKRRRMTVGGTVVEEGDLVSVDGSTGKVYLGEVPVVPSPVVEYFEGRMHAGADDADELVAAVHRIMAYADRVRRLRVRANADNAEDALRARRFGAQGIGLCRTEHMFLGERREMVERLILADHDEERAEALEKLLPLQKKDFIELFEAMDGLPVTVRLLDPPLHEFLPDITELSVRVALAEARKDHNENDLRLLQAVHRLHEQNPMLGLRGVRLGLVIPGLFAMQVRAIAEAAAARKDAKGDPRAEIMIPLVGTVQELEIVRDEAETVIAEVEAATGTRLKLALGTMIELPRAALTAAQIAEAAEFFSFGTNDLTQTVWGFSRDDVEASFFTAYLEKGIFGVSPFETIDQDGVGSLVRNAVAAGRATRPGLKLGVCGEHGGDPESVHFFHEVGLDYVSCSPFRIPVARLEAGRAAVESRGSDSR
- the dusB gene encoding tRNA dihydrouridine synthase DusB; this encodes MTTLATSPAAPSVAPATAAPEAAAAATLTIGPHAVRPPVVLAPMAGITNAPFRTLCREFSGGKGLFVSEMITTRALVERNDKTMQLIHFDATETPRSIQLYGVDPVTVGKAVRMIVDEDLADHIDLNFGCPVPKVTRKGGGSALPYKRPLLRAILHEAVGNAGALPVTMKMRKGIDDDHLTYLDAGRIAVDEGVTAIALHGRTAAQHYGGTADWDAIARLKEHVPEIPVLGNGDIWSADDALRMVRETGCDGVVVGRGCLGRPWLFRDLVSAFEGGTERVTPTLREVAAVMRRHAELLGEWIGDESRGVIDFRKHVAWYLKGFSVGSEMRKRLAITSSLAELDEQLGLLALDQPWPEGADGPRGRTSGNNRVVLPDGWLKDPYDCAGVAADAELDTSGG
- a CDS encoding MFS transporter, which encodes MSELTSRRRLLVLGICCMSLLIVSLDNTILNVALPSIGRELGASVSGLQWAIDAYTLVLASLLMLAGSTADRIGRRRVFMAGLVLFTLGSALCSLAPSLELLVVFRMVQAVGGSMLNPVAMSIITNTFTDPAERARAIGVWGGVVGISMAAGPLVGGLLVDSVGWRSVFWVNIPVGLLALLLTWRYVQESRAPKPRRADPVGQVLIIVLLGSLTYAIIETDPVAGVVAALALLGVLFYEPRRQEPLIDLRFFRSAPFSGATVIAIAAFAALGGFLFMNTLYLQEVRGYDALHAGLYMLPMAAVTLVAAPLSGRLVGSLGPRLPLLVAGAAMAASGVLFAAFEAETSNTLLFTGYVLFGLGFGMVNAPITNTAVSGMPRSQAGVAAAVASTSRQIGQTLGVAVIGTVLATGVSLGLGTVAQSAARTDAFLAASRPAWWIIAACGAVVLLVGAATTGRWARHTAFACAVRLQEPEVAQEPSRTG